Proteins co-encoded in one Acidobacteriota bacterium genomic window:
- a CDS encoding family 10 glycosylhydrolase: MLLFLILNSMICVAAQPLPQIDREFRAVWVATVDNIDFPTKKNLPIAEQKAELIAILDLAKKLRLNAVVFQVRPMADALYRSRLEPWSEFLTGQMGRSQAFDPLEFMVAEAHKRGILVHAWFNPYRAYHPSAKTMSDDHVSKKQPSIVRQYGRSMWLDPTDPRAKAHSLKVIKDVVRRYDIDGVHFDDYFYPYAETDAEGKKIEFPDEQNWRDYLYVINQMAPGGIEKKPPSRADWRRSHVNEFIESVGREIKRIKPEVVYGISPFGIWQPIPDKDIAGFNAYAELYADARKWLQDGTVDYLAPQLYWETARKGLSFPNLLDWWKSQNVKKRHIWPGIPVYRIGETPTFTAGEIASQIAATHQDELTHGAIFFSQRSLRKDMGGIQNKLAGEVYKRDAVIPAFPWITTKRPASPTVKIKRGQDRVTVSWTEKGSRKAFWFVVYAKDKNGWSSSVLPASERSIVLSADRQIERVIVKSVDRLGNESR, translated from the coding sequence ATGCTTCTATTCCTCATTCTGAACTCAATGATCTGCGTCGCCGCCCAGCCGTTGCCGCAGATCGATCGTGAATTCCGTGCGGTTTGGGTCGCGACGGTGGATAACATCGATTTTCCCACAAAGAAAAATCTGCCGATCGCTGAACAAAAGGCCGAGCTGATCGCGATCCTCGATCTCGCGAAAAAGCTGCGTCTCAATGCGGTGGTGTTTCAGGTGCGGCCGATGGCGGATGCCTTGTACCGGTCAAGGCTTGAGCCTTGGTCTGAGTTTTTGACGGGACAGATGGGACGCTCTCAAGCGTTCGACCCGCTGGAGTTCATGGTTGCTGAGGCTCACAAACGCGGCATTCTAGTTCACGCGTGGTTCAATCCGTATCGTGCGTATCATCCATCGGCGAAAACGATGTCGGACGATCATGTTTCCAAAAAACAGCCGTCGATAGTTCGCCAATACGGCAGGTCGATGTGGCTCGACCCGACCGATCCGCGAGCAAAGGCACATTCGCTTAAGGTGATCAAGGATGTGGTTCGCCGCTATGATATCGACGGCGTTCACTTTGACGATTATTTCTACCCGTACGCCGAGACTGACGCCGAAGGCAAGAAGATCGAGTTTCCGGATGAACAAAATTGGCGGGACTATCTGTACGTTATCAATCAGATGGCTCCCGGCGGGATCGAAAAGAAACCGCCGAGTCGTGCCGATTGGCGTCGTTCGCATGTAAACGAATTCATCGAATCAGTGGGACGCGAGATCAAACGAATCAAACCCGAGGTCGTTTACGGCATCTCGCCATTCGGAATCTGGCAGCCGATACCGGATAAAGATATCGCAGGCTTCAACGCCTACGCCGAGCTTTACGCCGATGCCCGCAAATGGCTGCAGGACGGAACGGTCGACTATCTGGCCCCGCAGCTATATTGGGAAACTGCGAGAAAAGGGCTGAGTTTTCCGAATCTGCTCGATTGGTGGAAATCTCAAAATGTGAAAAAGCGTCATATCTGGCCGGGAATTCCTGTGTACAGAATCGGCGAAACGCCGACCTTCACCGCAGGCGAGATCGCGTCACAGATCGCAGCGACGCACCAGGACGAGCTGACCCACGGAGCGATCTTCTTCAGCCAAAGGTCGTTGAGAAAAGACATGGGCGGCATCCAAAACAAACTCGCGGGCGAGGTCTACAAACGCGACGCGGTCATACCCGCATTCCCATGGATCACCACCAAACGCCCTGCGTCACCAACAGTTAAGATAAAACGCGGCCAAGATCGCGTCACTGTTTCCTGGACCGAAAAAGGCAGCCGAAAAGCGTTCTGGTTCGTCGTCTACGCTAAAGACAAAAACGGCTGGAGCAGCTCGGTCCTACCAGCAAGCGAGCGGTCGATCGTACTATCAGCTGATCGACAGATCGAGAGGGTGATTGTGAAAAGTGTGGATCGGCTGGGGAATGAGAGTAGATAG
- a CDS encoding isoprenylcysteine carboxylmethyltransferase family protein, with protein sequence MNTEQISYYVNAGSFGLVVMLWFIFGWTFLIRKKPTSAPDTKRAPRSWAGLILQGVGFGLVWALYRVPFGSPLINGQFAVNIVLQIVAVVLAVASIWLAVSAINELGKQWSLAARLTEGHKLITSGVYGIVRHPIYTAMFGIMVATGIIFSNWIAIPAAVVIFVIGTKIRTDLEEALLREAFGEEFTKWEAKVPALVPFIK encoded by the coding sequence ATGAACACTGAACAAATATCGTATTACGTAAACGCTGGCTCCTTCGGCTTGGTCGTAATGCTCTGGTTTATTTTCGGCTGGACCTTCCTGATTCGCAAGAAACCAACTTCGGCACCAGATACGAAACGCGCACCCAGATCCTGGGCCGGACTCATTCTCCAAGGGGTTGGGTTTGGTCTCGTCTGGGCGTTATACCGCGTTCCTTTTGGATCACCGTTGATAAACGGTCAATTCGCCGTGAACATCGTCCTTCAGATCGTCGCTGTTGTGCTTGCGGTCGCGAGCATCTGGCTTGCTGTATCGGCGATCAATGAACTTGGCAAACAGTGGAGCCTCGCAGCACGACTGACCGAGGGCCATAAGCTAATAACATCAGGAGTATACGGTATCGTTCGACACCCTATTTACACTGCAATGTTCGGGATCATGGTAGCAACCGGAATTATTTTTAGTAATTGGATAGCGATTCCTGCCGCCGTCGTTATCTTCGTGATTGGAACAAAGATCCGGACAGATCTTGAAGAAGCCCTCCTTCGTGAAGCCTTTGGCGAGGAGTTCACGAAGTGGGAGGCAAAAGTGCCGGCGCTCGTCCCCTTTATCAAATGA
- the hemW gene encoding radical SAM family heme chaperone HemW — MPAGIYLHIPFCKSRCSYCDFATDIYRSNDAVERYVYAICQEVRTTCVIGRNELGMRSSSIPTALSPAYTGGSDIDTIYFGGGTPSLLKPDQLERILDAVHSKFSVDPAAEITMEMNPATVTPETLQAFRSLGINRASFGVQTFDERSLRLLARGHDANDARQTFRMLREAGFDNVSFDLIAGLPGQTLADWERNLDEAIQMNPEHLSLYLLEIHEGTPLAEQVRSRRQPDPDPELAAEMYELMLDRLAAAGYEQYEISNFARPGFESRHNSKYWTLDPVLGFGVSAHSFDGGQRYANERDTAKYVSMIEENKTAEVMREDIEIASEFIFLGLRLESGIDQHAFYRRFGFDLVEKYHRALDDLAENGLIDLGGSNLKLTRKGKLFSNEVFAVFV; from the coding sequence ATGCCCGCCGGAATCTATCTCCACATCCCATTCTGCAAGTCGCGTTGCTCCTATTGCGATTTCGCGACCGACATCTATCGAAGCAATGATGCGGTCGAGCGGTATGTTTATGCGATCTGCCAAGAGGTCAGAACCACCTGCGTAATCGGGCGGAACGAACTTGGAATGCGATCTAGCTCGATTCCCACGGCACTTTCGCCCGCTTATACAGGCGGTTCTGACATCGACACTATCTACTTCGGCGGCGGCACGCCGTCTTTGCTGAAGCCGGATCAACTCGAACGAATCCTAGATGCCGTCCACTCGAAATTCAGCGTTGACCCCGCAGCCGAGATCACAATGGAGATGAATCCCGCGACCGTCACACCGGAAACGCTGCAGGCATTCCGTTCGTTGGGGATAAATCGCGCGAGTTTCGGCGTGCAGACCTTCGACGAACGCTCGCTCAGACTGCTCGCCCGTGGGCATGATGCCAATGACGCACGGCAGACGTTCAGGATGCTTCGCGAGGCTGGTTTTGACAACGTCAGCTTTGACCTGATCGCCGGTTTGCCCGGCCAGACCCTAGCAGATTGGGAACGCAACCTCGACGAAGCGATCCAAATGAACCCCGAACATCTCTCGCTCTATCTGCTCGAGATCCACGAGGGCACGCCGCTCGCTGAGCAGGTTCGCAGCCGCCGCCAGCCCGACCCTGACCCCGAACTCGCCGCCGAGATGTACGAACTAATGCTCGACCGCCTCGCCGCCGCCGGATACGAGCAATACGAGATCTCAAACTTTGCCCGCCCCGGCTTTGAGTCGCGGCACAACAGTAAGTACTGGACGCTCGATCCCGTTCTTGGCTTTGGCGTCTCAGCCCATTCGTTTGATGGAGGCCAGCGATACGCTAACGAACGCGACACAGCGAAATACGTCTCGATGATCGAGGAAAACAAAACTGCCGAAGTGATGCGTGAGGACATCGAGATCGCTTCCGAGTTCATATTTCTCGGTCTGCGGCTCGAATCCGGGATCGATCAACACGCGTTTTACCGGCGATTTGGTTTTGATCTGGTGGAAAAGTATCATCGTGCACTCGACGATCTTGCTGAGAATGGATTGATCGATCTTGGCGGTTCTAACTTGAAATTGACTAGAAAGGGCAAGCTGTTTTCGAATGAGGTCTTCGCTGTGTTTGTTTGA